One genomic region from Caballeronia sp. M1242 encodes:
- a CDS encoding glutathione S-transferase family protein, which produces MSLILYAHPFSSYCQKALIALYENETPFAWRPLTPDAPQSMRELAEMWPIRKFPVLVDGGKPVIEATIIIEYLDVFYPGPVRLIPDDPRAALEVRWMDRFFDNYVATPQQKIVFDCMRAENERDACGVADARAMLDTSYAFLDRVMANREWAAGDAFSLADCAAAPFLFYADWTHRIGDVYPNVIAYRKRLLARPSFARAVDEARPYRPLFPLGAPDRD; this is translated from the coding sequence ATGAGTCTGATCCTTTATGCCCATCCTTTTTCGTCGTACTGTCAGAAAGCGCTGATTGCGCTCTACGAGAACGAGACGCCGTTTGCCTGGCGGCCGCTCACGCCCGACGCGCCGCAGTCCATGCGCGAACTCGCCGAGATGTGGCCCATCAGAAAATTTCCCGTGCTGGTCGACGGCGGCAAGCCGGTGATCGAAGCGACGATCATCATCGAATATCTGGACGTGTTCTATCCCGGCCCCGTGCGCCTGATTCCGGACGATCCGCGCGCGGCGCTCGAAGTGCGCTGGATGGACCGCTTCTTCGACAATTACGTGGCCACACCGCAGCAGAAGATCGTGTTCGACTGCATGCGGGCCGAGAATGAACGCGATGCTTGCGGCGTCGCGGACGCACGCGCGATGCTCGACACGTCCTACGCGTTTCTGGACCGCGTGATGGCGAACCGCGAATGGGCCGCGGGCGATGCCTTCAGCCTCGCCGACTGCGCCGCCGCGCCGTTCCTGTTCTACGCGGACTGGACGCATCGGATCGGTGACGTTTATCCGAACGTGATCGCGTATCGCAAGCGGCTGCTCGCGCGGCCGTCGTTCGCGCGGGCAGTCGACGAGGCGCGGCCGTATCGGCCGCTCTTTCCGCTCGGCGCGCCGGATCGCGATTGA
- a CDS encoding response regulator transcription factor, translating to MLRNDKIRVVVADEQPVIVLGLQTWFETRERYRVVASATVEEQLLSKLRDADGELVIVGGALGAHARPAADRFGILRKLRECAPHTPLVALIADSDPLAIRAMQRAGAHGIASTRDELKDLGRVCERVLSGVKGVISPRIAACLENERRSAQAFDPNTIYREVRLSATTLAARM from the coding sequence ATGTTACGCAATGACAAGATAAGGGTCGTTGTCGCAGACGAGCAGCCGGTCATCGTGCTGGGACTGCAGACGTGGTTCGAAACGCGCGAGCGTTATCGCGTGGTCGCGAGCGCGACGGTCGAAGAGCAGTTGCTCTCAAAGCTGCGCGACGCGGACGGGGAACTGGTGATCGTGGGCGGCGCGCTCGGTGCGCATGCGCGCCCGGCGGCCGACAGGTTCGGCATCCTGCGCAAGCTGCGCGAATGCGCGCCGCACACGCCGCTCGTTGCCTTGATTGCCGACAGCGATCCACTCGCGATTCGCGCGATGCAGCGCGCGGGCGCACACGGCATAGCGAGTACGCGCGACGAACTGAAGGATCTCGGGCGCGTCTGCGAGCGCGTGCTGTCGGGCGTCAAAGGAGTGATTTCGCCGCGCATCGCGGCGTGCCTCGAAAACGAGCGCCGCAGCGCGCAAGCGTTTGATCCGAACACGATCTATCGCGAAGTACGCCTGAGCGCGACGACCCTCGCCGCGCGCATGTAA
- a CDS encoding DUF899 family protein, producing MTSPTTTRVRAADLANRASMRFPNESPEYRRARTALLAEEIELRRHIERVAQMRRALPPGGEVTGDYRFEGEHGVVDMAGLFGDKQTLVTYSYMFGPQRERPCPMCTSLLSAWEGEARDIGQRVALAVIARSPLPRLLAFKRERGWRDLKLYSDVNGDFSRDYHAVSKDGGDEPALNVFTRRDGVIRHFWSGEMDFATADPGEDPRGAPDPMPLWTVLDMTPEGRGTDWYPKLEYV from the coding sequence ATGACATCACCGACGACGACACGTGTTCGCGCCGCCGACTTGGCGAACCGCGCCAGCATGCGGTTTCCGAACGAAAGCCCCGAATACCGCCGGGCGCGCACCGCGTTGCTCGCGGAGGAAATCGAATTGCGGCGGCACATTGAACGCGTCGCGCAGATGCGGCGCGCGCTGCCGCCCGGCGGCGAGGTGACAGGCGACTACCGCTTCGAAGGCGAGCACGGTGTCGTCGATATGGCCGGTCTTTTCGGCGACAAGCAAACGCTCGTGACATACAGCTACATGTTCGGACCGCAACGCGAGCGCCCGTGTCCGATGTGCACGTCGCTGCTCTCGGCGTGGGAAGGCGAAGCGCGCGATATCGGGCAGCGTGTCGCGCTGGCGGTGATCGCGCGCTCGCCGCTGCCACGGCTCCTCGCCTTCAAGCGGGAGCGCGGCTGGCGCGATCTCAAGCTGTACTCCGATGTGAACGGCGATTTCAGCCGCGATTACCACGCCGTTTCGAAAGACGGCGGCGACGAGCCGGCGCTCAACGTATTCACGCGGCGCGACGGCGTGATCCGCCATTTCTGGAGCGGCGAAATGGATTTCGCGACGGCCGATCCGGGCGAAGATCCGCGCGGCGCGCCGGACCCGATGCCGCTGTGGACCGTGCTCGACATGACGCCGGAAGGACGCGGCACCGACTGGTATCCGAAGCTCGAATACGTCTGA
- a CDS encoding MFS transporter: protein MPLVGLLYLVAYIDRSNIGFAKLQMLGSLGISEVAYGLGASLFFIGYLIFEIPSNVLLHKYGAPRWIARIMLTWGVVTILLAFTTNATMFYILRFLLGASEAGLYPGVIYYLTLWFPQRHRVRMLGYFTLGSSIGNMVGAPICGYLLDKAWFGLQGWQLVFIVTGVPSVLLTVVVLLWLPASPKKARFLSDDEKSWLDATLETERQQAKKAETSHANVMRVLTEPRVIGMALYYMMLSMSVYGVSYWLPTLVKGFGVSNTTNGLLNIVPWLAATVVLAWLPAKLRAANGSDRRTTMAMLTAALLGVVFFLASVFLPTNTLRFIALCLGAPCMYLLLPCFWTIPPKFLTGARAAAGIAAINSLGNVGGFIAQNLVPWVRQTSGSVKAPMLIPAACLMIFAVVTMLLMRRGNTRGDAAVDAPVKA, encoded by the coding sequence ATGCCGCTCGTCGGCCTGCTGTATCTCGTCGCGTATATCGACCGCTCGAACATCGGCTTCGCGAAGCTGCAGATGCTCGGCAGCCTGGGCATCTCCGAAGTGGCGTACGGGCTCGGCGCGTCGCTGTTTTTCATCGGCTATCTGATCTTCGAGATTCCGAGCAACGTGCTGCTGCACAAGTACGGCGCGCCGCGCTGGATCGCACGGATCATGCTGACGTGGGGCGTCGTCACCATCCTGCTCGCGTTCACCACGAACGCGACCATGTTCTACATCCTGCGGTTCTTGCTCGGCGCGTCGGAGGCGGGGCTGTATCCCGGCGTCATCTATTACCTGACGCTGTGGTTTCCGCAGCGGCATCGCGTGCGCATGCTCGGGTATTTCACGCTCGGCAGCAGCATCGGCAACATGGTCGGCGCGCCGATCTGCGGCTACCTGCTCGACAAGGCGTGGTTCGGCTTGCAAGGCTGGCAGCTGGTGTTCATCGTGACGGGCGTGCCGTCGGTGCTGCTCACGGTGGTCGTGCTCTTGTGGCTGCCGGCATCGCCGAAGAAAGCGCGCTTTCTCTCCGACGACGAAAAAAGCTGGCTCGACGCCACGCTCGAAACCGAACGCCAGCAGGCGAAAAAAGCCGAGACGAGCCACGCGAACGTCATGCGCGTGCTGACCGAGCCGCGCGTGATCGGCATGGCGCTCTACTACATGATGCTGTCGATGTCCGTCTACGGCGTGAGCTACTGGCTGCCGACGCTGGTGAAGGGCTTCGGCGTGTCGAACACGACCAACGGCCTGCTCAACATCGTGCCGTGGCTCGCGGCGACCGTCGTGCTGGCGTGGCTGCCCGCGAAGCTGCGCGCGGCGAACGGCTCCGACCGCCGCACGACCATGGCGATGCTGACGGCCGCACTGCTCGGCGTCGTCTTCTTCCTCGCGAGCGTGTTCCTGCCGACCAACACGCTGCGCTTTATCGCGCTATGCCTCGGCGCGCCGTGCATGTACTTGCTGCTGCCATGCTTCTGGACGATTCCGCCGAAGTTCCTCACCGGCGCGCGCGCGGCGGCGGGCATCGCGGCGATCAATTCGCTCGGCAATGTCGGCGGGTTCATCGCGCAGAATCTCGTGCCGTGGGTGCGGCAGACGAGTGGCAGCGTGAAGGCGCCGATGCTGATTCCGGCTGCGTGCCTGATGATTTTCGCCGTCGTGACGATGCTGCTGATGCGGCGCGGGAACACACGCGGCGACGCGGCCGTCGATGCGCCCGTGAAGGCCTAA
- the nudC gene encoding NAD(+) diphosphatase, with product MPTPPDAIGFTQDPLDRMSEKRDDEAFLASLNDDAATRFLLFVNNVPLFKRTDGHDPLFLAQEAAQFGTPLQTVLLGRDAEQRALFACTVDTTAEAAADALPGASVEAIELRPVAMQGLVAPPLVSALGEARSMLDWHRRHRFCANCGNPTDSAGAGWRRICGHCGAQHFPRVDPVVIMLVTDGERCLLGRQPQFATGMYSALAGFIEPGETFEHAVYREVLEEAGIRCADVRYFASQPWPFPSSLMIGCFARATGTEITVDEKELEDARWFSRDEVRAMLDGTHPQGLNAPKAFAIAHHLLKAFVEGD from the coding sequence ATGCCCACGCCGCCAGACGCCATCGGTTTCACGCAAGATCCGCTCGACCGCATGTCCGAGAAGCGCGACGACGAAGCGTTTCTCGCGAGCCTCAACGACGACGCCGCGACGCGCTTTCTACTCTTCGTGAACAACGTGCCGCTGTTCAAGCGCACGGACGGCCACGATCCGCTTTTTCTCGCGCAGGAAGCCGCGCAGTTCGGCACGCCGCTGCAGACCGTGCTGCTCGGGCGCGACGCCGAACAACGCGCGCTCTTCGCCTGCACCGTCGATACGACCGCCGAGGCCGCCGCCGATGCGCTCCCGGGCGCGAGCGTCGAAGCGATCGAACTGCGCCCGGTCGCCATGCAAGGGCTCGTCGCGCCGCCGCTCGTGAGCGCGCTCGGCGAGGCGCGGTCGATGCTGGACTGGCATCGGCGGCACCGCTTCTGCGCGAACTGCGGAAATCCGACGGACAGCGCGGGCGCCGGCTGGCGGCGCATCTGCGGCCACTGCGGCGCGCAGCACTTTCCGCGCGTCGATCCGGTGGTCATCATGCTCGTCACCGATGGCGAGCGCTGCCTGCTCGGTCGTCAGCCGCAATTCGCCACGGGCATGTACTCCGCGCTCGCCGGCTTCATCGAGCCAGGCGAGACGTTCGAGCACGCGGTGTATCGGGAAGTGCTGGAGGAAGCCGGCATTCGCTGCGCCGACGTGCGGTACTTCGCGTCGCAGCCGTGGCCGTTCCCGTCGTCGCTGATGATCGGCTGCTTCGCGCGCGCGACGGGCACGGAGATCACCGTCGACGAAAAAGAGCTCGAAGACGCCCGCTGGTTCAGCCGCGACGAAGTCCGCGCGATGCTCGACGGCACGCACCCGCAAGGATTGAACGCGCCCAAGGCTTTCGCCATCGCGCATCACTTGCTGAAGGCGTTCGTCGAAGGCGACTGA
- a CDS encoding LacI family DNA-binding transcriptional regulator, giving the protein MTKLADISDDAAKAGAAPRRTRGTSKGVRITDVAASAGVSPITVSRVFNAPDTVAPETLARVRRAVSELGYVPNRLAGGLSSAKSRLIAAIVPTVAHSLFSETVQVFSDTMSRAGYQVLLGLSGYSDENEDQLLDAVLSRRPEGVLLTGVAHTPTLRERLRKIGIPIVETWDMTDDPIDMLVGFSHYRIGAAVAERFVARGAAHPALVCATDQRALARRRGFIDTLASHGMRDVADVLMPPPSSVALGKDALRRIQESAPEVDAIFCSSDLLALGVVSEARRLGLAVPARLAVCGFGDLDFAADTTPALTTVRVDGKRIGATAARCLIDRLGGAAPVAPVDVGFEIIERETL; this is encoded by the coding sequence ATGACCAAGCTCGCCGACATCTCTGACGACGCCGCAAAGGCGGGCGCCGCGCCGCGCCGCACGCGCGGCACATCGAAGGGCGTGCGCATCACGGACGTGGCGGCGTCCGCGGGCGTCTCTCCGATCACCGTCTCACGCGTGTTCAACGCGCCGGATACAGTCGCGCCCGAGACGCTCGCCCGCGTGCGCCGCGCGGTGAGCGAGCTCGGTTACGTGCCGAACCGGCTGGCGGGCGGCTTGTCGTCGGCGAAATCGCGGCTGATCGCGGCCATCGTGCCGACCGTCGCGCATTCGCTCTTCTCGGAAACCGTGCAGGTGTTCAGCGATACCATGTCGCGCGCCGGCTATCAGGTGCTGCTCGGCCTGTCCGGCTACAGCGACGAAAACGAGGATCAATTGCTCGACGCCGTGCTGAGCCGCCGTCCGGAAGGCGTGTTGCTGACGGGCGTCGCGCATACGCCGACGCTGCGCGAACGGCTGCGCAAGATCGGCATTCCGATTGTCGAGACGTGGGACATGACCGACGACCCGATCGACATGCTCGTCGGCTTTTCCCACTATCGGATCGGCGCGGCGGTGGCCGAGCGCTTCGTCGCGCGTGGCGCGGCGCATCCGGCGCTCGTCTGCGCGACGGATCAGCGCGCGCTCGCGCGGCGGCGCGGCTTCATCGACACGCTCGCTTCGCACGGCATGCGCGACGTCGCCGATGTGCTGATGCCGCCGCCTTCGTCGGTGGCGCTCGGGAAAGACGCGCTGCGGCGCATTCAGGAGTCGGCGCCCGAGGTCGACGCGATATTCTGCAGCTCGGATCTGCTCGCGCTCGGCGTGGTCTCCGAGGCGCGGCGGCTCGGCCTCGCCGTGCCCGCGCGGCTCGCCGTGTGCGGCTTCGGCGACCTCGACTTCGCCGCGGACACGACGCCCGCGCTCACCACGGTGCGCGTGGATGGCAAGCGCATCGGCGCGACCGCTGCGCGCTGTCTGATCGACCGGCTCGGCGGCGCCGCGCCGGTTGCGCCGGTCGATGTCGGCTTCGAGATCATCGAGCGCGAGACGCTCTGA
- a CDS encoding LysR substrate-binding domain-containing protein, whose protein sequence is MIVAVADTGNISRAAELVHRSQSAVSMQIKTLETALGKALFVRKPRSVVPTQDGEVLLAYARRMIALRDEAWAAVVRPDVTGRVVIGVPDDYASSLFPPILKKFSATYPKVEIQVVGLPSAALAPMLKDGAVDLVCATRIKGITGEFLRHEPMVWAAAPSANEIWRERPLPIAVFLPGSVARENAIRSLERARIGYRTSYESPSLLGLLTMVEAGLAVAPLAKCAVPSRFTLLGQAHGLPEIAALEVVLARSAASKRPPCDFLAERIIAELRR, encoded by the coding sequence ATGATCGTCGCCGTCGCCGACACCGGAAACATCAGCCGCGCGGCGGAGCTGGTGCATCGCTCGCAATCGGCCGTGAGCATGCAGATCAAGACGCTCGAAACCGCGCTCGGCAAGGCGCTTTTCGTGCGCAAGCCGCGCAGCGTGGTGCCCACGCAAGACGGCGAAGTGCTGCTCGCCTACGCGCGCCGCATGATCGCGCTGCGCGACGAAGCGTGGGCGGCGGTCGTGCGGCCCGACGTGACCGGGCGCGTGGTGATCGGCGTGCCGGACGACTACGCGTCGTCGCTCTTTCCGCCGATTCTCAAGAAATTTTCCGCGACGTATCCGAAGGTCGAGATTCAAGTGGTCGGCCTGCCGAGCGCCGCGCTCGCGCCCATGCTGAAAGACGGCGCGGTCGATCTCGTCTGCGCGACGCGCATCAAGGGCATCACGGGCGAATTCCTGCGACACGAGCCGATGGTTTGGGCCGCCGCGCCGAGCGCCAACGAAATCTGGCGCGAGCGGCCGCTGCCGATCGCGGTGTTTCTGCCCGGCAGCGTCGCGCGCGAGAACGCCATTCGCAGTCTGGAGCGGGCGCGCATCGGCTATCGCACGTCTTACGAAAGTCCTAGCCTGCTCGGACTCTTGACGATGGTCGAAGCCGGTCTCGCCGTCGCGCCGCTCGCGAAATGCGCGGTGCCGTCGCGGTTCACGCTGCTCGGGCAGGCGCACGGGCTGCCGGAAATCGCGGCGCTGGAAGTGGTGCTCGCGCGCAGCGCGGCCTCGAAGCGTCCGCCGTGCGATTTTCTGGCGGAGCGCATCATCGCGGAGTTGCGGCGTTGA
- a CDS encoding phytoene/squalene synthase family protein gives MNPSPRAFLLGPLLKRVSRSFYLTLRILPPGMRDPIGLAYLLARAADTIADTSLVAPERRLALLLSLRAQVNGEPDDGALSRIESEVAGQQAQPDERTLLESLGAALAILRETNAADRAAVRDIVTTLTTGMEFDLRTFPDETSGQVIALQRFDELDRYTYLVAGCVGEFWTKMTYAHSPVTLKAAPDAMLARGVRFGQALQMTNVLRDCARDLRIGRCYLPGDMLARHGLTPTDLLDSSASAGARPVLADLLRTTLALYRDALDYTFAIPASAVRLRLACLWPIMIGLETLVLLARNDAWLDPARVSKVRRNDVYRIMAASLPLVASNRLVRAWASRRMGAIEAELNAATPR, from the coding sequence ATGAACCCATCACCCCGCGCGTTTCTGCTGGGCCCGTTGCTGAAGCGCGTTTCCCGGTCTTTCTATCTGACGCTGCGCATCCTGCCGCCCGGCATGCGCGACCCTATCGGACTGGCGTATCTGCTCGCGCGGGCGGCCGATACCATCGCGGATACCTCGCTCGTGGCGCCGGAGCGGCGTCTGGCGCTGCTGCTGTCGTTGCGCGCGCAGGTCAACGGCGAGCCCGACGACGGCGCGCTCTCGCGCATCGAAAGCGAAGTGGCCGGCCAGCAGGCGCAGCCGGACGAGCGCACGCTGCTCGAATCGCTCGGCGCGGCGCTTGCGATCCTGCGCGAGACGAATGCGGCCGACCGCGCCGCCGTGCGCGACATCGTCACGACGCTGACCACCGGCATGGAGTTCGATCTGCGCACGTTCCCCGACGAGACGTCCGGGCAAGTGATCGCCCTGCAACGCTTCGACGAACTCGACCGCTATACGTATCTCGTCGCGGGATGCGTCGGCGAGTTCTGGACGAAGATGACCTACGCGCACAGCCCGGTCACGCTGAAGGCCGCGCCCGACGCGATGCTCGCGCGCGGCGTGCGCTTCGGCCAAGCGTTGCAGATGACGAACGTGCTGCGCGATTGCGCGCGCGATCTGCGCATCGGCCGATGCTATCTGCCCGGCGACATGCTCGCGCGTCATGGCCTGACGCCGACGGATCTGCTCGATTCAAGCGCTTCGGCGGGAGCGCGGCCCGTGCTCGCGGACCTGCTGCGCACGACGCTCGCGCTGTATCGCGATGCGCTCGACTACACCTTCGCCATTCCCGCGAGCGCCGTGCGGCTGCGGCTCGCGTGCCTGTGGCCGATCATGATCGGCCTGGAGACGCTGGTGCTGCTTGCGCGCAACGACGCGTGGCTCGACCCCGCGCGCGTCTCGAAGGTTCGCCGCAACGACGTCTATCGCATCATGGCTGCGTCGCTGCCGCTGGTCGCATCGAACAGATTGGTGCGCGCGTGGGCGTCGCGTCGCATGGGCGCGATCGAAGCGGAACTCAACGCCGCAACTCCGCGATGA
- a CDS encoding ribonuclease activity regulator RraA, with amino-acid sequence MTTQDIAISDETLDLLRHVSTATLTTQLFKRGLRNVFLQGVAPLVKPAKGAPNLVGPAFTLRNIPAREDIDHVGVFQDPDHPQRKAVESAPPGSVLVQDCRGDRTVASTGSILTTRLKVRGVAGMVSDGCVRDSGTIGEIGLPLFCAGASAPLNLAKHHAVDMNVPIACGGVAVYPGDIVVGDVDGVVIVPRHMAEQVAKDAAEQELLEEFVTTRVEAGALLRGTYPPNEETLAAYAEWRKTRA; translated from the coding sequence ATGACGACACAAGACATCGCCATTTCCGACGAAACGCTCGACTTGCTGCGCCACGTCAGCACCGCGACGCTCACGACGCAGCTCTTCAAGCGCGGCCTGCGCAACGTGTTCCTGCAAGGCGTCGCGCCGCTCGTGAAGCCCGCGAAGGGCGCGCCGAATCTCGTCGGTCCAGCCTTCACGCTGCGCAACATTCCGGCGCGCGAAGATATCGATCACGTCGGCGTGTTTCAGGACCCGGATCATCCGCAGCGCAAGGCGGTCGAGAGCGCGCCGCCGGGCAGCGTGCTCGTGCAGGATTGCCGCGGCGATCGCACGGTGGCATCGACCGGATCGATTCTCACGACGCGCCTGAAGGTGCGCGGCGTCGCGGGGATGGTGTCGGACGGCTGCGTGCGCGACAGCGGCACCATCGGCGAAATCGGGCTGCCGCTTTTCTGCGCGGGCGCGAGCGCGCCGCTCAATCTGGCCAAGCATCACGCGGTGGACATGAACGTGCCGATCGCGTGCGGCGGCGTGGCCGTGTATCCGGGCGATATCGTCGTCGGCGATGTCGATGGCGTCGTGATCGTGCCGCGTCACATGGCCGAGCAGGTCGCGAAGGATGCCGCCGAGCAGGAACTGCTCGAAGAGTTCGTGACGACGCGCGTGGAAGCGGGCGCGCTCTTGCGCGGCACGTATCCGCCGAATGAGGAAACGCTCGCGGCGTATGCCGAATGGCGTAAGACGCGGGCGTAG
- a CDS encoding septal ring lytic transglycosylase RlpA family protein, protein MVAKAWIRRSRVAGVASVGAWMLLSGCAAHRPAVATPPPQKKPQEESAPAAASAVDAGVASAPDGASAAAPEPSSSPEAAFDDASPAFRQVGEASYYSRKFQGRRTASGERYDMHALTAAHRTLPLGTYVRVSNLSRTKSVVVRINDRGPFVKTRVIDLSFAAASVLGLQQAGRARVVLEPVTPVALDLAPTHAASARAAHTRQHRHTKAAVKPVMLHISHVRHRASAHKH, encoded by the coding sequence ATGGTCGCAAAGGCATGGATTCGCCGTTCACGCGTGGCCGGTGTCGCATCGGTCGGCGCATGGATGCTGCTGAGCGGCTGCGCGGCACATCGGCCCGCGGTCGCAACGCCGCCGCCGCAGAAAAAACCGCAAGAGGAAAGCGCGCCCGCGGCGGCATCGGCGGTGGATGCGGGGGTTGCGTCGGCGCCCGATGGAGCATCGGCGGCGGCGCCTGAGCCGTCGTCATCGCCCGAAGCGGCCTTCGACGACGCATCGCCTGCGTTCCGGCAAGTCGGCGAGGCGTCGTATTACAGCCGCAAGTTTCAGGGCCGTCGCACGGCGAGCGGCGAGCGGTACGATATGCACGCGCTGACGGCGGCGCATCGCACGCTGCCGCTCGGGACGTATGTGCGCGTCAGCAATCTGTCGAGAACGAAGTCGGTCGTCGTGCGAATCAACGATCGCGGGCCGTTCGTGAAGACGCGCGTGATCGATCTGTCGTTCGCCGCCGCGAGCGTGCTCGGTCTGCAACAGGCCGGACGCGCGCGCGTGGTGCTGGAACCGGTGACGCCCGTCGCGCTGGACCTCGCGCCGACGCACGCAGCGTCGGCTCGCGCCGCTCACACCCGGCAGCATCGCCACACGAAAGCGGCCGTCAAGCCGGTGATGCTGCATATCTCGCATGTCCGGCATCGCGCGTCCGCGCACAAGCACTAG
- the araD gene encoding L-arabinonate dehydratase, translated as MTYDPTKRKTPEELRSHRWYGVNDLRSFGHRSRTAQMGYHSSDYMGKPVIAVVNTWSEINSCHTHFKQRVEEVKRGIWQAGGFPVEMPVMTLAEPFQKPTTMLYRNFLAMEVEELLRSYPFDGCVLMGGCDKTTPGLLMGAISMDLPAIYLPAGPMLRGDWNGRTLGSGSDTWKYWAELRAGKITEDEWKGVESGIARSPGHCMTMGTASTMTSATEALGLTLPGFASIPAVDSRHAQYASLTGQRIVEMVWTDLKPSDILTPKSFDNAVTTVLAMSGSTNAIVHLVAVARRAGVPLTTARFDELSRVTPVIGNLRPAGKYLMEDFFYAGGLRAMLAELGDLIDGSQLTVNGATLGENIAGAEIFNDDVIRRLSNPLVPNDGLAVLTGNLAPDGAVIKPAAMEAHLLKHRGPAVVFKDYGDMAARIDDEALDITADSVIVLQHAGPVGAPGMPEWGQLPIPQKLLKQGVRDMVRISDARMSGTSYGACVLHVAPESFVGGPLALVKDGDIVELDVPARRLHLDVSDEELAARKAAWTPPKRPFERGFGVMHQLHVTQANKGCDFDFLEEKTAAYGGEPEIH; from the coding sequence TTGACCTACGATCCCACGAAACGCAAGACGCCCGAGGAACTGCGCAGCCATCGCTGGTACGGCGTGAACGACCTGCGCTCGTTCGGGCACCGCTCGCGCACCGCGCAGATGGGCTATCACTCGTCCGATTACATGGGCAAGCCGGTCATCGCCGTGGTCAATACGTGGAGCGAGATCAACTCGTGCCACACGCACTTCAAGCAGCGCGTCGAGGAAGTGAAGCGCGGCATCTGGCAGGCGGGCGGCTTTCCGGTGGAAATGCCCGTGATGACGCTCGCGGAGCCGTTCCAGAAGCCGACGACCATGCTCTATCGCAACTTTCTCGCGATGGAAGTGGAAGAACTGCTGCGCTCATATCCGTTCGACGGCTGCGTGCTGATGGGCGGCTGCGACAAGACCACGCCCGGCCTGCTGATGGGCGCGATCAGCATGGACCTGCCCGCCATCTATCTTCCCGCCGGCCCGATGCTGCGCGGCGACTGGAACGGCCGCACGCTGGGCAGCGGTTCAGACACGTGGAAGTACTGGGCGGAACTGCGCGCGGGCAAGATCACCGAGGACGAGTGGAAGGGCGTCGAAAGCGGCATCGCGCGCTCGCCGGGTCATTGCATGACGATGGGCACTGCGTCCACGATGACGAGCGCCACCGAAGCGCTCGGCCTCACGCTGCCCGGCTTTGCGTCGATTCCCGCCGTTGACTCGCGGCATGCGCAGTATGCGTCGCTCACCGGGCAGCGCATCGTCGAGATGGTGTGGACCGATCTGAAGCCGTCCGACATCCTCACGCCGAAGTCGTTCGACAACGCCGTGACCACGGTGCTCGCGATGTCCGGCTCGACGAACGCGATCGTGCATCTGGTGGCGGTCGCGCGCCGCGCGGGCGTGCCGCTCACGACCGCGCGCTTCGACGAACTGTCGCGCGTGACGCCGGTTATCGGCAACCTGCGGCCGGCCGGGAAGTATCTGATGGAAGACTTCTTCTACGCCGGAGGCCTGCGCGCGATGCTCGCCGAACTCGGCGATTTGATCGATGGTTCGCAACTAACGGTCAATGGCGCGACGCTCGGCGAAAACATCGCGGGCGCCGAAATTTTCAATGACGACGTGATTCGCCGGCTTAGCAATCCGCTCGTGCCGAACGACGGCCTCGCCGTGCTTACCGGCAATCTCGCGCCCGATGGCGCCGTCATCAAGCCGGCGGCGATGGAAGCGCATCTGCTCAAGCATCGGGGGCCGGCGGTCGTGTTCAAGGACTACGGCGACATGGCCGCGCGTATCGACGACGAAGCCCTCGATATCACCGCCGATTCCGTGATCGTCCTTCAGCACGCGGGACCGGTCGGCGCGCCGGGCATGCCGGAGTGGGGCCAGTTGCCGATTCCGCAGAAGCTGTTGAAGCAGGGCGTGCGCGACATGGTCCGGATCTCGGACGCGCGCATGAGCGGCACGAGCTACGGCGCGTGCGTGCTGCATGTGGCGCCGGAATCGTTCGTCGGCGGGCCGCTCGCGCTGGTGAAGGACGGCGACATCGTCGAACTGGACGTGCCCGCGCGCCGCCTGCATCTCGACGTCAGCGACGAGGAACTCGCCGCGCGCAAAGCCGCCTGGACGCCGCCGAAGCGCCCGTTCGAACGCGGCTTCGGCGTGATGCATCAACTGCATGTGACGCAGGCGAACAAGGGCTGCGACTTCGATTTCCTCGAAGAGAAGACGGCCGCGTACGGCGGCGAGCCGGAAATCCACTAA